The DNA window ATTGTCCATGACGACTACGTCGCCCTCCGTCAATGTCGGGACCAGCACCTGCTCGACATAGGCCAGGAACACGTTGAGCCGTCGTAGATGAAGGGCCCAGTCATGCCGTCAGCCGCAGCGCTCCGGTGAAGGTCGTGGTCTTCCAGTGGCCATGCGGCACGCAGGCCCGGCAGCGCTCGCCGCGCGGCGTTCTTCCACGCAGGCGGGCCATCTTTGTGAAGAGGCCGGTCTCATCGATGAACACGAGTTTCGCCGGATCCTGCTCCAGTGCGTGCGCGGACTCCTTTTTTTTGAATGTCCAGCCGTGGCCGAAGCTAGGCGCTCAAGGTGCTGCGGCTGATCCGCACCGACTGCTCGGCGACGAGCCCCTCCGCCATCTCGTTCAGCGTGATGTCCTTGCGCTCCTCGATCACTCGACGATGAAGTTCATGCGCATCGAGGCTGGCGCGGCGGCGCCGCGGCGTGGCGCCAGTTCGCCGATCTTCGCCCGCGCAATCCAGCGGATCGCGCTGGACACCCCCACGCCGAACCGCGCCGCTTGCCGCGCCGACATGCCCTCGTCCGATGCCTTCAAGACCCGCAACCGAAGCCCCACGCTCAATGCTCTTCCCATCGTCACACCATCGAGGTGGATGTTGGATCAAGCACAAAACGCAGCCGTCACATCACAATCGATTCATCGATCAAGGACGTGCTCTAGGTGTCCACCTCTTCAGCAATAACTTCGAAGTGGGTCAGGCTCGACGACCCAAAGCTGGTCGAGAGGGCAACGTCAGTCGCGTCGCGGCCCGTCGCCATCAGGATTCTTCCGATGCGAGGGTGGTTGTGCCGAGCGTCGAAGGTGAACCAATGACCACCGAGATAGGCTTGGAACCAAGCGCTGAAATCCATTGGATCTGGCACGGGGGAATTCCGATATCCCCGAGATAGCCGGTACAATAGCGCGCGGGAATGTTCATGCAGCGGCACAGTGTAATCGCCAGATGGGCAAAGTCACGGCAAACACCGGTTCGATCGATGAAGCCCCCATGGGCGGTGCGCAGCGCGTCGGCGTTCTGGTAGTTGAACGCTATGTGGTTGTGAACGAAATCGCAGATCGCCTGGACGCGAGGCCATCCAGGCCTTGTATTGCCAAAAGTCGCCCAGGCGAAATCCCCAAGGCGATCGGTATCGCAGTATCGGCTTCCTAGAAGAAAAGTTAGCACTTCATCCGGCAGGTCTTTTATATCGTGTTGTATGGCCTCGGGTGCGACGACGTCCGGTTTGCCACTGTCGTAGATTTCAAAGGTGGTTGAAATCCTAGTCAGTCCAGCAGGAGCCTCGATCCTCGTGCAGGCATTGCCGAAACTGTCGATGTAGCCCCTCGCTTCGATCGGCCGATCAAAACCGATCACCTGTTCCGTCAGAAGGTCGACCCGACGTGACGGGTGGATTTCCAGGACCAGCAGCATCGGCGTTGGCTTCGGACACTCGTAGGTCAGATTGTACCCTGCGCGTATCCGCATCGTCGCTCCAATGGTCTTGTTTGAGGAGACGACCAAACTCCGCTTTGACCAATCGGTTCCACGAAAATCAACGGGTGAGGATCTAGTCTGCTCTATTCCTTGGTAACTTTCACCTCGACGTCCATGCCCAGAAAACTCGAAGCACTTCCCGAATAGCTGCCGGAAAGTGGGATCGCCTGCCGTGGGTGTCGAGCGACTGCCACCCTGATCAGTTCACGATTACCGACAATGCCATTGGTCGGATCAAACTCGACCCAACCGGCTCCAGGCAAATAGACCTGGCACCAGGCGTGGGTCGATCCTCCCCCTCGTACCTCCAACTTGTCTCGGGTTGGGACGTAGATATATCCGGTCACGAAACGCGCAGCGAAACCAAGCGATCGAACAGCTTCCATCATAAAGAGTGCGAAGTCACGGCATGTGCCTCGCCGCAGATGTAGCGTGACAAGAGGGGGTTGCGTCCCGGGTTCCGTTCGACGGGAATACACAAAGCTTTCGTGGATGGCATAGCAGAGTGTCATCAACAGTGTGCCCGTCTCTGTCTGGCCACCGGCGCTCAAGAATTGTCGTGCCCATTTTCCAATCTCGTCGCCTTCATCGGGATGATGACGCATGATGGTTTGGGAAAGGTCGGCTGCCTCGTCAGATTCGTAGGAGAACGGATAGCTGAGTGCCGCTTCGTCGATGCGGAAATCGGGGGCGTGCTGAGGCGTATGATCAAGCCGAATGGCTGTTTCGAAGTGCAGTGTTTTAGCCGCCCCCTTGAAATCGAGCACCGCAACGCAGTTTCCAAAAACGTCGTGGATCCACCGGAGCTCTTTCGGCTCGGGATCAATGGACATGGCGTGGTCTAGAAGTCTCTGGTCGAAGCTGTCGCGCGGTCTGAATATCAGCCGGTGTTCGCCAAACCTTACAGGTCGGCTGTAACGATAGACAGTCGAGTGCCTCACTGAAAAAATTGGCATGACGTCGTTTAATGCCTTCTGCATACACACACCGGTTTCTCCGGGACGATCGAATGGCCTCGGGCGCGGAGAGACTCAACGCCTGACTAAACAAATCAAAGCGGCCAAAAACCGGTCGCTAGTCGGACAATGTCGCTACTGCCGGGCTTCCTACAATGTCGATGCCGGAGGCGGCAGGGCATCAAGACCCACGCGAGATCGGGATAGGCGTTGCCTCAAACCTGCTCACCTCTCGGTTCGAACTTTCCCGCCGAGATACGTCTGATCTATGGATTTGAAATATCCTGCCCAAGGCGTAATGTCCCGCCGGTCTCTTTCGACCCCTTGCGAGCGCGCGAAGAAAACTAAGGCAGAGAAGGACGCCGAAACGTTTGGCTTACACTGTGATTTGGTACGGCAAGCAAGGCATCGTCGAGAAAGCGTCGTTCGAGACCGAGAAAGCTGCACGGGATAACGCGCTGGCGACCTTTTCCGCTCGAAACATAGGCGGTATCGTAGCGGTCGAGGTTCGCAAGGACGACGGCACGGTTGTATTCAGCCAAGCTGGCAGCAACTAATCGTCCGCATCTTGTCAGGCTTAGAATGAGATTTTCCGTCCCCATCCCTGCTCCTTTGGCGAAAGCCCTCAACGGGCTAAGACGCAGCACGGCGCCGGCATCAGGCACTGAACGCCAACCTATCGAGACCTGGGGCTTAGCAGACCTTTGCCCTGGCCTGTAGACCAACGACGTATTGCTTCTGTACCGTCGAGAATTCCGCTGCGCCTTACAGTCGGGGTCTCCCAGCTTGATCCACGACCGGTACCGTGATGTTGATCATCTCGCGTCCGAGCTTCGGTAATCCGGGTTCGCGCGCAAGGAACGGATCGGAGTCTTCTGGCTCCTCCCGGGCGGATCGCATGCTTTCTGAACGACGTCGGAACCCAGGGGCGTCACGGCGCTAACCCCCCCTCGCAGGTCTGCAGGGACAGTGAGGTTCAAGTGGACGTCGATGTTAAGAGATCAGTAACCAATCCGGAAGAATGTCGCTTGCGGCCTCTTTTCGCTGCCAGGAGACACTGCACATGCGTCGCGGCCTCGGCCTACTTGTACTCACCTTCAGCACGGCGCTTGGCACTGGCACGGCAACGTTGGTCATCTCACCAGCTCACGCCGCGTCATTGCTTACCCCCGATACCGTCAACGAAGCGCCCCTCGACGCAATTTCGCCGACGTATGCGCCCCGGGATTCGAAGATCGATCCGCTGACCACCGGTAGCACGTTCAATGTCGGTGCCGCCGCCCCTTCTACGGAATTCACCACGGCCGCCGTGAGCGACACGCCCTCACCGTCCATTGTCCGCCTGCAGGTATTGCTGGACAGGGCAGGGGCGTCGCCAGGAGTAATTGACGGTCTTGATGGGGGCAACCTGCGGCACGCCATCGCAGCCTTTGAATTGATGCGTGGCCTTCCGGTCGACGGAAAGATCGGGCCCCAGGTCATCGCCGCCATAGACGGGGACAAGCAGGTGATCGGCAGCTACGTCGTCACGGCGGACGATCTTTCCACGGTAGTGGGTGCCATTCCGAAGGACTACGCCAAAATGGCCGAGATGAAGTATCTCGGCTACGCTCGTCCAAGCGAGGCCCTGGCCGAGCGCTTCCACATGGACGAGGATTTTCTGAAGGCACTCAATCCGGGGGCGACCTTCGCCGAGGGCGAAACGATCTCCGTGCCCGATCTCGGCCCGGGCAAGCGCGGGAAAGCCGTCAGGCTCGAAGTGGACAAGGCCGAAGGCCAGGTTCGCGCCTACACGGAAGACGGGTCCCTTCTGGCGGCCTATCCTGCCACCATTGGCAGCGAGGAAAACCCATCGCCATCCGGAACACATACGGTCAGGGGGTAGTTTCGAACCCGACCTATACCTACAATCCCAAGCTCAATTTCAAACAGGGCAACAACGACAAGGTCCTGACCCTTCCGCCCGGCCCCAATGGCCCCGTCGGCACGGTGTGGATCGACCTGTCTGAACCGAGCTTCGGTATCCACGGGACCTCCGAGCCCGCCCGTATCGACAAGACCGGGTCCCATGGCTGTGTACGCTTGACCAATTGGGATGCTGGAGAGCTTGGCAAGCTTCTCAGACCCGGCGTGCCGGTCCAGTTCCTCTGAGCGGCGAAGAGAATCCGGGCGTAGACCTCGACTATCAGCCCGATGTCGAGGAGCAGGCCCCCGAAACTGCGCTGGCGCCCGAATGATCGAGTCGAAGTCCAGTTCAATGGTACCGAGACGAAGCCAGAATTGCATTACGGCTGAACCTTGGATTCAACTTCACCACGCAGTCCGGGCCTCGCGCGACGATAGCGGGCAGTCTCCTACCGACATTATGACCAGGGTCGGTGTCGAAATCCGCGCGTCGCCGCCTTGCACCGCCGAATAAGCCGGAGATCTCGTCGCACGCTGTACACTTGTCTAAATCGCGGGGCGTTTGCGGAACAAGCATTACGAAGGAGCGTTGCCCGCACGCCACCCACCATCATGAAAGGACCGGTGCAATGCTGAAGGAACTACCTCGCAGGCGAGACGGCGCCCCCTCATGTGGGGTGCGGCGATTGCCAGTGCTTTCTTTGTCGTCCTGATAGGCTTGTTCGTTTTAGGCGTGCTCCAGTCGCAAGGTGGGGCGGAAGCCGAAAGATGTTGTTGGACCCTACGCTCGGCTTTCCGGCTGATCCTCTATTTGATTGGAACTTGATGGGCACCCGTGGGTTACGTCATGAAGAGGAGACATCGCCGTGAAATTGCTGCACCTTGCCCCCATCGCTATTCTTGCCTGCGCCCTGGCTCTGTCCGCTTGCGCTAATACCGTCCGAGGCGTCGGTAGGGACGTCAAATCGACGGCCAACGCAGTTGACGACACCGTCACAAAACCCTGATCGATGCAGCGGACCGTCACGGTTATCGAGAAGGCAACTGGTCGGGTGATCGGCGCACTGCCAATCGATCTTGCAGGCCAAGTTCACCAATCCTCGGATGATGAGTATTTCGCGAAGGCGTTCGAAGCTGCAGTCGACAGCGGCCTCATCAATGAGGCTGATGCGCGTTTGCTTGAATTCCGGCTCGAATAGGTAGGCCCCACCCAGGTCAGGGATAACTTAAGCAACCCGTCTGCACCGGGCCTGTGAATTCTTGCCTCGCCGCCTGCGTGGCGTTACGAAGTCACCTATTTCGGCGGAAACTCTGTGCGGGTGTGAATGATCTCTCTCGTCTGCGCGGCTGCATTGGCTAGGGAACAAAACGTATGGTGCGTAGTTAAATATTAGTGGAGGCTAATGTGATGCTGCTGGCGTTGGGCAGTGCGCCTGAGACCGAGGCACTGTCGTCCAGGAATGCCGACGCGGAAATTCTTGGAGTGCTCGACCTCAGCAACAAAACGGAGGCCAAATTCCCCATCGCCCGCCTCGGAGAGGCAATCCAGTTCGTCGCAAATGCCTCAGTGCTCGGATATGATGTCCGCGCGGCGATGGTCTTCTATGGGGAATCAGGCACACCAAGCCTTAGGTTGATTGACTGCGAGCGGTTATGGGCCAAGTACGGCGCTGCCCTGCTCGAGCCAGAGACCTCGGCCTGTGGAAGCTGAGGATAAAAGGTCGGGCCGGTAACCGTCGAACTCGCATGCTACGCCATCTTGGCGCAAATCCATGCAGTGCTGGGGCCGCCGATCGGCTCACTTTTAGATCAATGGTTTGCTCGGGTCGAAGGGGAATTGACCGCGTTGATAGCGACAACCAATAAAAAGCCCGCCTAGGTCAGGCGGGTTTCGGACGCGAAGCATCACGTTATCCCAAATCCCTTGCCCGTCGACGCTAATAGGCCGCGAACTTCGGCTCTTGGCGTAAATGCTTGTATTGCAAGTTTTTGTGGAGCGATCTGGGCACAAGAGAGTTGTGGACCACCAGCATCATTTTGGCAGGAGGGTCCATTGGCGCCTAGCATCTGCGTGTTGGTTGTCGAGGACGAGCCGCTAATCCGCATGGACATCGTGGATTTCCTGCTCGGCGAGGGTTTCGAGGTATTGGAGGCTGCCAATGCCGATGAGGCAATCGACTTGCTCGAAGCCAATGCCCAGATCCAAATCATGTTCACCGACATCGACATGCCGGGGAGCATGGATGGCATAAAGCTCGCCGCTGCTGTTCGCGACCGCTGGCCACCCGTCAGAATTGTAGCGACGTCAGGCCATCGTGCGGTGTCGGTCACGGACCTTCCGAAAGGCAGCCTGTTCTATGCCAAGCCGTATGACAACGCAGCCATAGCGGGAAGTTTACGCGACCTGGTCTCAACTTGACATGGCCAGCCAGCCAGTTCTTCCTCCTCCTCCATGGCGTGGGTAGGTCGGGTCTCGATCAC is part of the Mesorhizobium loti genome and encodes:
- a CDS encoding transglutaminase family protein, producing MPIFSVRHSTVYRYSRPVRFGEHRLIFRPRDSFDQRLLDHAMSIDPEPKELRWIHDVFGNCVAVLDFKGAAKTLHFETAIRLDHTPQHAPDFRIDEAALSYPFSYESDEAADLSQTIMRHHPDEGDEIGKWARQFLSAGGQTETGTLLMTLCYAIHESFVYSRRTEPGTQPPLVTLHLRRGTCRDFALFMMEAVRSLGFAARFVTGYIYVPTRDKLEVRGGGSTHAWCQVYLPGAGWVEFDPTNGIVGNRELIRVAVARHPRQAIPLSGSYSGSASSFLGMDVEVKVTKE
- a CDS encoding EncA/B family entericidin: MKLLHLAPIAILACALALSACANTVRGVGRDVKSTANAVDDTVTKP
- a CDS encoding response regulator, which codes for MLVVEDEPLIRMDIVDFLLGEGFEVLEAANADEAIDLLEANAQIQIMFTDIDMPGSMDGIKLAAAVRDRWPPVRIVATSGHRAVSVTDLPKGSLFYAKPYDNAAIAGSLRDLVST